The Campylobacter sp. MIT 99-7217 genome contains a region encoding:
- a CDS encoding SLC13 family permease — protein sequence MTQAKKTQVNNEEKLSKVLKGIALALFFQIITLLISFFYLHASFKVSVLLSIVAFLVTLWTNKALPIGVVSLLPIILFPSFGILDTHSATANYANPILFLFLGGFMIAAATEKIGLHKVIAKTFLDKFPKTPKGVISALALACVLLGSALSNSTVALLLLPVAMSISEDPFLRTRFLLAIAFAASISGITTPIGSPPNLIYLGFLESSGLESIGFATWIFMMLPLTLLMLVAMVKILSRNTKDMQLDLRAFEDVKINKKHKRMLFFLLALLVVLFLNSPIKPLYNGLGLNENLILLSFGLMMFLPKIGFLTWNDSKSIPYELIFLFGASFCIATAFSQSELGGAFEEFFLLFKDTPFIFFILFACFWAIILTSFLSTTALIAIILPIINVATGGFLTEEQRVLSMLVMTICASFSFIVPISTPPNALVFAQGGISAWDMAKYGFLLALAGVFFVAIFALVYWRWFI from the coding sequence ATGACTCAGGCAAAAAAAACTCAAGTAAATAATGAAGAAAAGCTCAGTAAAGTCCTAAAAGGTATAGCCTTGGCTTTGTTTTTTCAAATCATTACCCTTCTTATATCATTTTTTTATCTTCATGCCTCATTTAAGGTGTCTGTTTTGTTAAGTATAGTAGCCTTTTTGGTTACTCTTTGGACTAACAAAGCCTTGCCTATTGGCGTAGTTTCACTTTTACCTATCATCTTGTTTCCTAGTTTTGGTATCCTAGATACACATAGTGCAACGGCAAATTATGCTAATCCTATTTTGTTTTTATTTTTAGGTGGCTTTATGATCGCAGCTGCAACTGAAAAAATAGGACTTCACAAAGTTATAGCCAAAACTTTTTTGGATAAATTTCCTAAGACTCCAAAGGGCGTGATCTCAGCACTTGCACTAGCTTGCGTTCTTTTAGGGTCAGCTCTTTCAAACTCAACAGTAGCCTTGCTTTTACTTCCTGTTGCTATGAGCATTAGCGAAGATCCTTTTTTAAGGACCCGTTTTTTGCTTGCTATCGCCTTTGCAGCAAGTATTAGTGGGATTACAACGCCCATTGGTAGCCCTCCAAATTTGATCTATCTTGGCTTTTTAGAATCAAGTGGGCTTGAAAGCATAGGCTTTGCTACTTGGATTTTTATGATGCTACCTTTAACCCTACTCATGCTTGTAGCTATGGTTAAGATCCTTTCTCGCAATACCAAGGACATGCAACTTGACTTAAGAGCTTTTGAAGATGTAAAAATCAACAAAAAACACAAAAGAATGCTTTTTTTCTTACTTGCTCTACTTGTTGTGCTTTTTTTAAATTCGCCAATTAAACCCCTGTATAATGGCTTAGGACTTAATGAAAATTTGATCTTGCTTTCCTTTGGCTTAATGATGTTTTTACCTAAGATAGGCTTTTTGACTTGGAATGATTCAAAGTCTATTCCTTACGAGCTGATCTTCTTGTTTGGTGCTAGCTTTTGCATAGCCACTGCCTTTTCTCAAAGTGAGCTTGGTGGGGCTTTTGAAGAATTTTTCCTACTTTTTAAAGATACCCCTTTTATATTTTTTATACTTTTTGCTTGTTTTTGGGCTATCATCTTAACAAGTTTTTTATCAACAACGGCTCTTATTGCCATCATTTTACCTATCATCAATGTCGCAACAGGCGGTTTTTTAACAGAAGAACAAAGGGTTTTATCTATGCTTGTGATGACAATATGTGCAAGTTTTTCTTTCATCGTGCCAATTTCCACACCGCCAAATGCCCTAGTTTTTGCACAGGGTGGAATTAGTGCTTGGGACATGGCTAAGTATGGCTTTTTGCTCGCTCTTGCTGGGGTATTTTTTGTAGCGATTTTTGCTCTTGTGTATTGGAGATGGTTTATTTAG
- the argF gene encoding ornithine carbamoyltransferase produces MRHFLTLRDFSKEEILELINFASSIKKEPKKLLVDKSLAMIFEKNSTRTRMAFELGIKELGGRSLFLSSNDLQISRGEPIKDTARVIGSMVDFVMLRVNSHESLLEFARYSKAPIINGLSDLYHPTQVLGDLLTIKEFNKQGKVAFIGDANNMANSWLIAASILGFEIALAIPQNYAINAEILEFAKNEAKKSGAKILITHDKFEALKGKDVVITDTWISMGEEAKKVQKLKDFEGFIVDNKAMSVANEGAIFLHCLPAYRGYEVSEEVFEAHSEVIFTEATNRLHVVKAVLCFLDKFRGI; encoded by the coding sequence ATGAGACATTTTTTGACTTTAAGGGATTTTAGCAAAGAAGAAATTTTAGAGCTTATAAATTTTGCTAGCTCTATTAAAAAAGAGCCTAAAAAACTGCTGGTGGATAAGAGTTTGGCGATGATTTTTGAAAAAAACTCCACACGCACGAGAATGGCTTTTGAGCTTGGCATTAAGGAGCTTGGCGGAAGGTCTTTGTTTTTAAGCTCAAATGACTTGCAAATAAGCCGCGGCGAGCCTATCAAGGACACGGCTAGAGTGATCGGGTCTATGGTGGATTTTGTTATGCTGAGGGTAAATTCTCATGAGAGCTTGCTAGAGTTTGCAAGGTATTCTAAAGCTCCTATTATCAATGGTTTAAGTGATCTTTACCACCCAACTCAAGTGCTTGGAGATTTGCTCACCATAAAAGAGTTTAATAAACAGGGCAAAGTAGCCTTTATCGGCGATGCTAATAACATGGCAAATTCATGGCTCATTGCTGCTTCTATACTTGGTTTTGAAATCGCTCTTGCTATCCCGCAAAACTATGCTATCAATGCCGAAATTTTAGAATTTGCCAAAAATGAAGCTAAAAAAAGTGGGGCAAAAATTCTTATCACTCACGATAAATTTGAGGCTTTAAAGGGAAAAGATGTGGTGATTACTGATACTTGGATTTCTATGGGCGAGGAAGCTAAAAAGGTACAAAAACTTAAGGATTTTGAGGGTTTTATCGTAGATAACAAGGCTATGAGCGTGGCAAATGAGGGGGCGATTTTCTTACACTGCTTGCCAGCTTACAGAGGCTATGAGGTAAGCGAAGAAGTCTTTGAAGCACATAGCGAGGTGATTTTTACCGAGGCAACAAACCGCTTGCATGTGGTAAAGGCTGTTTTGTGCTTTTTGGATAAATTTAGAGGAATTTAG
- a CDS encoding DUF2603 domain-containing protein, which translates to MKELEKKDSCLEKIDKFRKSLGIKKADQTVLEITKTNNENEKTLSLKSGHWQAPEPWFVVDEEDKIHTMISLQSLKNMLEGLKDLQKENFELKLEKAIYQQIPIDFNDVWVVAMDEIKKQAKQGLVEVNINLEQLISKIKEQHPNLFMDMQSLAKVVQ; encoded by the coding sequence ATGAAAGAGCTTGAAAAAAAAGACTCCTGTCTTGAAAAAATCGATAAATTTAGAAAAAGTTTAGGTATCAAAAAAGCCGATCAAACCGTGCTAGAAATCACTAAAACAAACAACGAAAATGAAAAAACTTTAAGCTTAAAAAGCGGACATTGGCAAGCTCCTGAGCCTTGGTTCGTCGTTGATGAAGAAGATAAAATCCACACGATGATTTCTCTTCAAAGTCTTAAAAATATGCTCGAGGGCTTGAAAGATTTACAAAAAGAAAATTTTGAACTTAAGCTTGAAAAGGCTATTTATCAGCAAATTCCTATTGATTTTAACGATGTTTGGGTTGTGGCTATGGACGAGATCAAAAAGCAAGCAAAACAAGGACTTGTAGAGGTTAATATCAATCTTGAGCAGCTCATTTCAAAGATCAAAGAACAGCACCCAAATTTGTTTATGGATATGCAAAGTTTGGCTAAGGTCGTGCAATGA